A single genomic interval of Trachemys scripta elegans isolate TJP31775 chromosome 3, CAS_Tse_1.0, whole genome shotgun sequence harbors:
- the GPR6 gene encoding G-protein coupled receptor 6, whose translation MNESGSLNGTGVPLARIQASDGNSSLELSSQLPVFAINPWDVVLCISGTIIACENAIVVAIIFYTPTLRTPMFVLIGSLATADLLAGVGLILNFVFQYVIQSETISLITVGFLVASFTASVSSLLAITVDRYLSLYNALTYYSEKTVLCIHMMLIVTWGVSLCLGLLPVLGWNCLDDYSSCSIVKPLTKSNLTLLSASFFLVFIIMLHLYIKICKIVCRHAHQIALQQHFLTASHYVATKKGVSTLAIIIGTFGASWLPFAIYCVVGDLNYPSVYTYATLLPATYNSMINPIIYAYRNQEIQRAMWVLFCGCFQSKVSFRSRSPSDV comes from the coding sequence ATGAATGAAAGCGGCTCGCTCAATGGCACCGGGGTCCCTTTAGCCCGCATTCAAGCCAGCGATGGCAACTCTTCTCTGGAGCTCTCCTCGCAGCTCCCCGTCTTTGCCATCAACCCCTGGGACGTTGTGCTCTGCATCTCCGGGACCATCATCGCCTGTGAAAATGCCATCGTGGTGGCTATTATATTCTACACTCCCACTCTGAGAACGCCTATGTTTGTGCTCATTGGGAGCCTGGCCACAGCGGACCTACTGGCTGGAGTTGGCTTAATcctgaattttgtttttcaatatgtGATCCAGTCAGAGACCATTAGCCTTATTACCGTTGGATTCCTAGTTGCCTCCTTCACTGCTTCTGTGAGTAGCTTGTTAGCCATCACAGTCGATCGTTACCTTTCCCTGTACAATGCACTGACTTACTACTCAGAGAAGACTGTCCTCTGCATTCATATGATGCTGATCGTTACCTGGGGGGTGTCCCTCTGCTTGGGACTACTACCTGTTCTAGGCTGGAATTGTCTAGATGACTATTCATCATGCAGCATTGTCAAACCCTTGACCAAAAGTAATCTGACTTTGCTGTCTGCCtctttctttttggtttttaTCATCATGCTTCATCTGTACATTAAAATCTGCAAAATAGTTTGTAGGCATGCACATCAGATAGCTCTCCAGCAACATTTTTTGACTGCCTCTCACTATGTTGCTACTAAAAAAGGAGTGTCTACACTTGCTATAATTATTGGGACCTTTGGAGCAAGCTGGTTACCATTTGCAATCTATTGTGTAGTTGGAGATCTTAACTACCCTTCCGTGTACACTTATGCCACACTTCTACCTGCTACTTACAACTCTATGATCAATCCTATCATTTATGCCTACAGAAACCAAGAAATTCAGAGGGCCATGTGGGTTCTTTTTTGTGGCTGCTTTCAGTCTAAAGTGTCCTTTCGTTCAAGATCACCCAGTGATGTTTAA